Genomic window (Lycium barbarum isolate Lr01 chromosome 2, ASM1917538v2, whole genome shotgun sequence):
TTAGTTACCAGACAACATATATATTCTTAATAAAGAGCATTCTCTACTCAATAGTCACACACTTTTTGTTAATGCCAACAATACCATCACAGACACACACATGCAGTGTTACAAAGTCACCCTCTTGTCAACATGTAATATACATAGAAACCCTCTGTTCTCAAAATTTACAAGAATGTTGTTCATGTTACCACCTAAACTCTAAAAACACAAGATCTTCTGGTCTCTGCGTATACGAAAAAATTCTGATAAAAGATAAGATACAACACAGGAGGGGAAGAAATTAAAGGTAATGAAGCAGACCACTCTACTTGCTGTAGAAGCCAGATTCTGAGTTCTAAGTATGTTCACTTTAGTGACGATCCGATGCAAGAGACAACGTGTAGTAGCTTACGAGTCTCCTGAGGCGGACCCCACTCTAGCTGCTGACGTCTCTCCCAGCGAAACTGATGTCAAGGACGAAGCCCAAACTCGAGCATTCCTAGCACCTTGATGTAAGTTTCTCGTTTTGCATAGCTTTAGCTTGCTCCAAGCCCTCTTGGGGTCAATGACGTGGAAGACACGCCCCAAAATCTGCCTCGAATCTCCAAAAATCCCCATGTTTAGATGAGGAATATAAGCAGCCCACAATGCTACTACACGAGCAACCAACCCTGGTAAGAAATATAGGGAAGCCCTAAACAATATGAATGCAACCGATAGTACAAGGTAAGGTTCGCTAGAGAGCAATTCCCTTAAAGAGGACACTTTCCATAGCTGAGAAGCCTTGTGACCATCTGCCTTATAAGTAGTTTGACTTTCAGTCGCATCTACCACAGGATGAAGCCCTGAAACAAGCATGTTCTATACCATCAGTCGAAAATGAAAGAGTAAAGCACTAGCTTATTTGTTGCATACTGCAAAATTTCTAGATTAATATTTCTAATACTTATAGCATGTGACTGCATGGTTAAACCAGTACTCATTAAAAAAGTCATTCTCTGGGGGAGGGGGGGCCCTATTGGTGTTCACTCTACGCGCTACGGAAAATTTGCTTTACATTTCACCAGTCCTAATATAATGCGTGGACACTGTCTGAAAGAGGTAAAAAGTTAGAGAACTTTGAAAGAGAGGTAGAGGAGAAAAAATATGAAACAATTAGAGAGGATAAAAATGAATTAAGTCAATCTCCCAAGTGGCCTCACTTAAAGAGCTATCTATTCATTTTTGTATTCTGATGAAAACAAAACTTAAGGAATCTAGAGATCATATAAATGTGATTGACTTGCAAGAAAATAGTTTTACTACATATGAGAGCTACCAAATTTTGGATAAGTTCAGCTAATGAACATGAAGTCCCAATAGCACCCCTCTTAAGTCTTAACTAGTCTTCATGCCCTCTGAATGCACGAAAGAACAATACCCAGTATCCCCCCGGAGTGGGAAAACTAGGCTCAAAGTGATTCAAACTTTTACCTTTCTAAGATTGCTTTGAACTGTTAAAGAAATTGCTAAAGAGCAATATGTCTTACTTCCACAATCTATTCAATAAAGACTTACCATAAATGTTATCAATTGACCAATAGTGGGTAATTGATCCAGGACATTGAGTAGATACTTTCTATAGCACCTGCTGCTATTATGTTTGCTCATTTAGTTGCTATTCTTTGTTTTAATTTGAAAACCAAATTTTGATTTCGAAATTTTGAAAGCATTCACTGAGTTAAGTAAAATTCAGATTCGGTTCTCTCAAGCATATATGAGCTAGTTGAGTTTTCGGTTGTGGGCTCTTCAGTTTGGGACCAGAATCTAAAGACTAAGTGGGGTTATTGTGCCTCAATATAAGTGCATGGGCCTTAAATTGAAGAGTTCACTGTGGTTGCCAATTTTAGTTCTTCTTTGCTTCAACACTGATTTGGCTTAACTTTAACATGAGAAATTGGTTTTTTGGCCAAATCGCTGAATTTTCCCCTTAAAAAATTGGCATCAGACTCGAAACCAAATGTGATGAAAATGAAAAGCTAACACCATTCTACTACAATAACCATCTGCCCAATGACCCAATTTTAGGTTTGTCTGGTGTTtcgaaaacaataacaacatacccagtgtaaacccacaaaaaaaaggggggggggggggggggggggttctggggagggtagagtaccCCTACCATGAAGGTAGAGacgtttccgattgaccctcagCTCAAAGAAAAGAAAACCACAGCAGTATGGATGAACTCTTACTACTATGCCATCCCAAAAGCATGCAAAAAGAGAATATAGGCAAGCATTCGAAAAGGTCACCTGTAGTCCTCTTGTAGAAGTTCACAAGAGAGTGAAGATCTTTCCGGCCATGATATCCCACTCTCACCATCTGATTCACAATCAATATTGATGGAAAGCTATGAACTCCGTATCTTGAAAACACACTGCAGATGAGAGGCAAGACACATGATTAAAATTGTGACAAGCAGCTGAAAAAAGAGTGGACaagcttggagagaagaaaaGGCTAAAAATTTTAGTGGCACCTTTTGAGAAGTTACTGCTGTACTGCACAAGCTCTAATGGTGAAGCAAAATGCTCATAGAGACTATATGGCACTACCGTACTCAAAAAAGATAATTATGTAACAAAATTGAACTCACCTGGGCATGGCTCTTGATTGCTCAACCATCACATGTCTGATTTGCGGGAACATGGAACTCAGAGTACCAAACTTTGATTTGACGCCTGTCGAGAAAGGACACCACGAGGCATAGAACAAAATAGCAATAGCATCATCTTTCTGACAGGACCTTAGAGCCTTGTCAAGTGATTCTCCATCCGTCTTTTGTTGCATAAAGGCAAAAGAGAAAATCAGAATTTTTATAGAAGATGCATGCCATCGTTAAAAAGAAGAATGCAGTTCACATGAAGACGTATAAAGTTACTTTATGAAAAATTAGGTCCTCAATTCCCTCTTCTATACCACAAAAAATTACAACCCAGTTCTCTTACATCAAGGAACACAAATGAAAAATAACATGATAATATAACAAGTGTAAACTTGGGAAACTATAAAAGCAGATCTATGTAAAGAACGaatcttgggcctaactcaaccccaaaagctagctcatgaggatAGGGTAGGATTTCCCCGGTCCATATAAGGAGTCCAAACACCCATCCCACAACCGATGTGGAAAAAATCAACAATCTATATGAGACCTATCCATTTAAAACAAACTGCAAATAGGTCACACAGACTTCAGGCTGTAGACGAATTAATGTAAGAAAAGAATAAACATTCCTCAAAAGTATCCAGGAAAAATTAAAAGACCGGCTATGGAAGTAGTAAATGTAACTTTTGGAAACACCTCAT
Coding sequences:
- the LOC132624836 gene encoding 5'-adenylylsulfate reductase-like 5 — encoded protein: MVSMKYILVLSYLFAAFGYVYSSSYTFLYDLRSQCPIGISFPSPLLIETDGESLDKALRSCQKDDAIAILFYASWCPFSTGVKSKFGTLSSMFPQIRHVMVEQSRAMPSVFSRYGVHSFPSILIVNQMVRVGYHGRKDLHSLVNFYKRTTGLHPVVDATESQTTYKADGHKASQLWKVSSLRELLSSEPYLVLSVAFILFRASLYFLPGLVARVVALWAAYIPHLNMGIFGDSRQILGRVFHVIDPKRAWSKLKLCKTRNLHQGARNARVWASSLTSVSLGETSAARVGSASGDS